In Danaus plexippus chromosome 19, MEX_DaPlex, whole genome shotgun sequence, the following are encoded in one genomic region:
- the LOC116768036 gene encoding uncharacterized protein LOC116768036 isoform X2: MKYTFLMLPIVTIFCGHSDRNDTNVFIAYGSHSDAEAKVIPKTVIETGSTKHEPITTIMYDEPVEDVVFVPNDKPVFRNEDMFDNVRISDVIDKTKTSDLMRNRNIKMADTESPLGEILFISGRNNENVEKPLAFEKKTELNKNSEIIRTSRKKTSNKKLNCKNLDCNSTVSSVCGGKEENKQWKYRLFLNDCFFRKVNCGFQNEINRYSVVSMDYCKGIARHGSRVPIPMYMPGPRLKDKNIDTRRSIVSRRSLTKSVEGRNCDHECPASCTDDYKPQCAINAAGAKKLGILDRYQNAWVDAKLI, translated from the exons atgaaatatacgTTTTTAATGTTACCTATTGTGACAATATTTTGTGGGCATTCTGATAGAAATGATACAAATGTGTTCATTGCGTATGGCAGTCATAGTGATGCTGAAGCAAAGGTTATACCGAAAACGGTCATTGAAACTGGAAGCACCAAACATGAACCAATTACGACAATAATGTATGACGAACCAGTAGAAGATGTTGTATTTGTACCGAATGATAAACCCGTGTTTCGTAATGAGGACATGTTTGATAATGTCAGAATAAGCGACGTTAtcgataaaacaaaaactagtgACTTAATgcgaaatagaaatattaaaatggcaGATACGG aatcACCTCTTggagaaattttgtttatatctgGGCGAAACAACGAGAACGTTGAAAAACCTTTAGCGTTCGAAAAAAAAACggagttaaataaaaactctgaaataataagaacaaGTCGGAAGAAAACttcgaataaaaaattaaattgcaagAATCTTGATTGCAATAGTACAGTTTCGTCTGTTTGTGGAGGCAAAGAAGAAAATAAGCAATGGAAGTATCGATTATTCCTCAATGATTGTTTCTTTAGAAAGGTTAATTGTGGATtccaaaatgaaataaata GATACTCAGTAGTTTCTATGGATTACTGCAAAGGTATTGCACGGCATGGTTCTAGAGTCCCCATACCAATGTACATGCCAGGTCCGAGACTAAAAGACAAGAACATTGATACAAGACGAAGTATTGTTTCTAGAAG gtCTTTGACCAAGAGTGTAGAAGGTCGTAATTGTGACCATGAATGTCCTGCCTCCTGTACTGATGATTACAAGCCCCAATGCGCTATAAATGCTGCCGGTGCAAAAAAG ctTGGCATCTTAGACCGCTATCAGAATGCGTGGGTGGACGCAAAGCTGATATGA
- the LOC116768036 gene encoding uncharacterized protein LOC116768036 isoform X1 has product MKYTFLMLPIVTIFCGHSDRNDTNVFIAYGSHSDAEAKVIPKTVIETGSTKHEPITTIMYDEPVEDVVFVPNDKPVFRNEDMFDNVRISDVIDKTKTSDLMRNRNIKMADTESPLGEILFISGRNNENVEKPLAFEKKTELNKNSEIIRTSRKKTSNKKLNCKNLDCNSTVSSVCGGKEENKQWKYRLFLNDCFFRKVNCGFQNEINRYSVVSMDYCKGIARHGSRVPIPMYMPGPRLKDKNIDTRRSIVSRRSLTKSVEGRNCDHECPASCTDDYKPQCAINAAGAKKVFLNHCQLDLNSCSHKLAWHLRPLSECVGGRKADMTQNRGFIGWMQRVGIVDKKGKLVLT; this is encoded by the exons atgaaatatacgTTTTTAATGTTACCTATTGTGACAATATTTTGTGGGCATTCTGATAGAAATGATACAAATGTGTTCATTGCGTATGGCAGTCATAGTGATGCTGAAGCAAAGGTTATACCGAAAACGGTCATTGAAACTGGAAGCACCAAACATGAACCAATTACGACAATAATGTATGACGAACCAGTAGAAGATGTTGTATTTGTACCGAATGATAAACCCGTGTTTCGTAATGAGGACATGTTTGATAATGTCAGAATAAGCGACGTTAtcgataaaacaaaaactagtgACTTAATgcgaaatagaaatattaaaatggcaGATACGG aatcACCTCTTggagaaattttgtttatatctgGGCGAAACAACGAGAACGTTGAAAAACCTTTAGCGTTCGAAAAAAAAACggagttaaataaaaactctgaaataataagaacaaGTCGGAAGAAAACttcgaataaaaaattaaattgcaagAATCTTGATTGCAATAGTACAGTTTCGTCTGTTTGTGGAGGCAAAGAAGAAAATAAGCAATGGAAGTATCGATTATTCCTCAATGATTGTTTCTTTAGAAAGGTTAATTGTGGATtccaaaatgaaataaata GATACTCAGTAGTTTCTATGGATTACTGCAAAGGTATTGCACGGCATGGTTCTAGAGTCCCCATACCAATGTACATGCCAGGTCCGAGACTAAAAGACAAGAACATTGATACAAGACGAAGTATTGTTTCTAGAAG gtCTTTGACCAAGAGTGTAGAAGGTCGTAATTGTGACCATGAATGTCCTGCCTCCTGTACTGATGATTACAAGCCCCAATGCGCTATAAATGCTGCCGGTGCAAAAAAGGTATTTCTGAACCACTGTCAACTAGATTTGAATTCCTGTTCGCATAAACTtg ctTGGCATCTTAGACCGCTATCAGAATGCGTGGGTGGACGCAAAGCTGATATGACACAAAACAGAGGCTTCATCGGTTGGATGCAGCGTGTTGGCATAGTCGATAAGAAAGGCAAATTAGTTTTAACATAG